From the genome of Toxoplasma gondii ME49 chromosome XII, whole genome shotgun sequence:
GCAGATAATAGGGGGTGATATTCCCGTCAACGGTTGCTATACAGGAGTGAGAATAACATATTTGTGGCGCACCCGACCCTGGGACGTTGCTAAGCTAGCGGAAGACGAATGAAGCGGGATAAAAGACAATAACCGCACAGTCGTCCGACAGCCCGTTTTCAACTCGACCGGCACGCGGGGTCCCCCGGGGGGCGTGGCAGacgaggcagcagcggcagcgaGTGACTGTTGTAGTTttcgaaagagacaccgtCCGCACGAAAAACGGTCGCTCTGCCCTTCCGCTATTTTGTTGCTCAGCTGTTCGATGACTGCTGAAGTCACGAAGGGTAGTGTTAAAGGTGTGGTGTTTCGACTGTCATGAATGGCCGTGGCCTGGCCGTGGTTGCGAGCTGAAACCGgtggtgcatgcatcgagTAAAACGTCTTTTGGCGTAGGCTGGGCGCACTCACATGCAACCAGTAGGGGGAGGCAGTGTTGTAGGCAGATCCGCAAACATCGTTTTTTTTTAAACGCCCGCGCGAACTGCGATACCTGTGCGAAGCGTGCAGCTTCAGACACTTATGGACGTTCTGCAAGTTACCACCTCCAATTTAATTTCTGTTGTGGAACACTAGTCCGTTGTGGCCGTGGATGAAACAGAACGGACCGATTCAGGCAACATGTCACAGGAGCAGTTGACAGAGGCGATGCGAGAGTTCGATCGCCTCATCGGGAGTGAGCGCTGAAGACACGCATACTCGCGACAACCTTCTTCAACAGATATAAATATTGTGTTTGCTTTTCATGGTGACACAGGAGAGGAGTCCTGTGAAGCTATTTGTTGGTCTCTTGCCGCTGACAGACTCTGTTAAGACATGCTCACACACGCGTCACCGATCTAACAGCTAGAGCTTTCAGTTAGGCGGCTTACACTTCTTGCTCCTGAGCAAATGCTTTTTTCTATGATTTCCCGCGAGTTCTCTGCATTTGTTGATGGTCACGGCACACCTCGGTCCGTCCAAGTGTTTCCGCTGTTGCGTTTAAAATAGTGAACGGCATTCGTCCATGTTTGGTGCTGTCTCCCAGAGATGGAAGAGAACCTCCAGATGAGGAATAAGCTAATGACACAACAGaacgagaacgaaggagTTGCGAAGGTGAGGTCCTGGGCGGAACGTTCATGGTTTAGTCTCTTGTGCGAATACGCAGGGGTTGCCTTTCTGAGAGCCGGCAaactgaagagaaacgatCCTTTGTTGCGTTCGTCTTTTTCAGGAACTGGGCCAGCTCCAGGACGACTCAGTGCTGTACAAAATTGTAGGACCAGTGCTTGTTAGACAAAACCGAGAAGACGCAACGGCGACCGTGAACAAACGACTGGACTACATACGAGGAGAACTGTAAGTCGACCTCTCGGAGTTTCATGCCGATTATACATACGTTAATGCTTTTATACATCTCTTGACGGtgctttcttgtctctcatCAGGCAGCGGTGTGACAAGCTTGATTCGGACATGAAAGCGCAATTAAAGGAGGCCACCCAGCGGATCGAGACCCTTCAAAAGAAGATGTTGGAtcgggagaaacagaggagtGGAAGGATTTGAAACCGGGAATTGGCAGACACATGCGTACTCACGTAATTTCAACTGGACAGGGTTTATTTCAGTTAAGCACTCGTCGAGGGAATCAATATTGTTGACACAGTGGCTTGTGGGGATTTTGCAGTGTCACTGGCCGACAAGGGGTCTGAACCTGTAGGGCAAGCAGCAGTCGTTTTTACGAACATAACCTGCTGTGCAGGCAGAGAATCTTACTGCTCTGGTGCTCCAGCCAATTCGTCAAAACTCATACATTTGTTCATAATAAAAGTGATGATAATCCAGATGCTGGGAAGCAGTCCATTCGTACTGCCACATGGAGAGAGGTCATGCCAAGCTCACCCGTATAACTGGAACAGGGCAAGGAGACCAAGTACGCCAGCAAAGGCAAGCTTTACAGCTGTAGaatttttctttccttccgcTCTAACCGCTTTTCTAGACTTTTAACTTACGCCTCTTTTGCATTTTCACCAGCGCGGTCACTTCCTCTTGTTGCTGATGTGTGAGGTTCTGCGCTCTGACAACACGGGTTCACTACGAATAACACCATCTACAAATTGAAAGAGGTGCTTACTCAGGCGGTAGTTCACCGGCACTgagttcttctgtttctccctccgtCTGATTGAGGTGGGGGACTGAAGCAAAAAGAAACCTGTCGCGCGACCTCGACACCATGACCTATTGGGCATACCAAAGGGAATGTCTTCGTAATTGGGAATCCCAGGCATCTTGGGAAGAGACGGAATTTCCATCTCCGGCATTTTCAATTCAGGTAACGTAGAATGCTGCAAGATTTGGATAAGCATTGCGTGTTGGTCCGCTTCGGAAATATATGAGGTGATGGGGTTTCGGAAGTGCGGTAGCTTGTCCAGCTGCGTGAACCCTTCACTCTGCATCGGACACATAATCCTGCGCTAAATATTCACATAAAAAGGTCAGTCACTTACGACGCCGGCAGGTGCCTTCGGTAGGGCTTGGACAACGTTGGCGAAG
Proteins encoded in this window:
- a CDS encoding prefoldin subunit 6, putative (encoded by transcript TGME49_248370), translated to MSQEQLTEAMREFDRLIGKMEENLQMRNKLMTQQNENEGVAKELGQLQDDSVLYKIVGPVLVRQNREDATATVNKRLDYIRGELQRCDKLDSDMKAQLKEATQRIETLQKKMLDREKQRSGRI
- a CDS encoding hypothetical protein (encoded by transcript TGME49_248380~Predicted trans-membrane domain (TMHMM2.0):20-43:47-70:78-101); translated protein: MELASDFKARSFLGFLSIRSGLVVIAFVQILTGVSLYLALGYLRPSLHGAAYFMLLTNIASALLGTWGLWRRNQCVETIYLATYLACLSFLVITVLSFANVVQALPKAPAGVSEGFTQLDKLPHFRNPITSYISEADQHAMLIQILQHSTLPELKMPEMEIPSLPKMPGIPNYEDIPFVPHLNQTEGETEELSAGELPPEAQNLTHQQQEEVTALVKMQKRPVKLAFAGVLGLLALFQLYGIWIIITFIMNKCMSFDELAGAPEQFRPLVGQ